AAATGAAGGAAACGCTGCGGGGGGTGCAAAAAGATTAGATAGCGCGCGTGGGACAGGGCAGCCTATCAAAGCTGCATGTGGTGCACTAAtcgggaaggaggagcttggcttTCAACTCAACTGACGTCATAACGGTAAGATGGCGCATACTTAGgccagggttagggtatgATATATCATCACCAGTCTCAGAATGCCCAGCAGAAGTTGGGGCAATGTTCAAGATTGACTACCTCTCCCCAAAAAGAGATCTCTTACATACAAATACATGTACAACCAGAATCAACTAAACGCAGCGCACACCTCCCAACTCCAATCTCATACAACAAACCAACACATTatccaccccaccatcttcatAAAAGCCACCAGACATCCTATAATCCAGTCCATATCAACTCCCAACCAAAACTccaatcccccctcctcaaataACCCATAAGTCAACccctcacaaccccccaaaaactcTCCCCGCATACTCCACGGCCAACagccccttctccaccacctcctccctcttcgtcgccctccccatcccctctaGATACGTCCTCAAACAACTCTCCagcgccttcttcccctccttatTCTTATCCTTCTCCgcccacttcttcctcccaacCGCCAACGGACTCTCCGCCTCTAGCCCCAAATgcctcatcaccgcctcctgctccctcctcacagCCCCCAGCTCCGCCACAATGCTCTTCATCCCGTTGAACAAAATCTCATGCCTGACCGCCGCCCGCATCTCGTCCCTGTCCAGCCGTCCAGAAAGCCTCACCATCCCGTCGTAGGCCCCGCGGAGGTCCTTTTGGACGTCACCAATCTTGTTTTGCATGTACTGACCGGCACTCTCAGAAGCAAGAGCAGAGATTTTGGTGTCGAGAGAGTGCAAAAGCGACTTGATAGCCGTGACGTTGTCGTTTTCGGCAGTGTTGCTGGGTGTGGAAGACGACAAGGTACCAGGCGACTCCTCCCGATCCAAATaatcctcagcagcagccatcaccCCACTCCCGTCAGTCCCAatctcctctccaacacgGTACTCAAACTCCGGCCGGGCAAACACCTCCTCAATAaactccttgacctcctcatctcccttctcatcagcctcatcatcctcgtgAGTGCCAAAGTCCACGCCGGGGGTGCCATTCAGCTCCATCTGACTACAATCTTGCGCTTCGTCCATCTCAGAGGGCAAAGAATCACGGCGGCAAgggtcctcctcatccgcagCCGCCGACGGCTTGGGCAGATCAGGaaacatctcctccatcctgtCCATCccggcatccccatcccccaccacaaccagcgactttctcttcttcttcttgctcttcttcccactcccaccaggactcctcttcttcttcccgcTCTTTTTCCCCTCGagcccttcctcctcctcctcctccttgacatccaccccatcaacccccgcatcaccacccccgcccacctctccattctcaccccgtctcccccccccaaccctcccaatTCTAACCTCAAACGGCGTCCCCTCCAGCCGCCCCAACTCCCCAATCTTTctcttcacccccccaaccccaggaGTAAacatctcatcctcatcactaAACCTAACCCTCTTTACTCCCCTCCCCTGAGCAATGGTCGGAGTCCCCATCATGGTCATGACACTCCCCTGACTCAGTCTCCCCAATCTTTTAGCCCTCTTCGCAGCCGGCGACTGGGAGAGATCCAGTTCCGATTCGTCGTTTGCCTTTAGTGGAGttgagggaagggaggagtCTGTTcctggggaggtgaaggagcgTTTACGGTCCATGGTTTTTGTTATCTGGTGAGGGGGGGTAAAGTTGTtcgggtggtgggggagggagggggtgacaACCTGTATTGAGGAGTGACAGGGTtgagaggtggttggtggtatGCGCGTGAGTGAGTGGACGAAGAGGTGTGGTCGCGGTGAGCAGTGATGGAAAGATGTGAGTTGACTAGCGGAAGGGTTGCAAGTCGCAAGTAAAAGTGTAAAGTAAAGATGAAAGTCGCGAATCGCAAGTTGAAGAGTGAAGAGTTGTGAGTCAGAGGTGAAGACGTGAACATAAGTAAACAACCTCACTGCTGGACGACAGGCTACTTTTGTGAGTGAGAGAGAACCCTGCCAGGTAGGCACCTGTAACAAAGCAGCTCACGGCTGTGGTCGGGCTGGTGACTGTTTGTTTTGGAACATAATAGTCACGGTAGGCGGTTCAGGATGGAAGAAAGGGTCTGCGAGAATGCCGTCTGACCCGTGAGATGAAGAAAGTTGGAGAATTATTTAAACCAAGAGAAGGCTAGAAAACCTGGCAACGGGCTCTTTCCTCTTTGCAAGCGGGTAAACAGGTCCACGGAAAGTAAAATCTCGGCGGAAGGCGAAAGGCACGGCGGCAGCTGTGATCAAGTTTGTCAACAACAATGAGATAAACAGTGGGCGTTGTTAGAGACCCTTCCGGCGAGATGTTTGTATGGCAACAAGACTCACGATGTATGCTGCATACTTTGGATGCGGTGAACCGT
The sequence above is a segment of the Podospora pseudoanserina strain CBS 124.78 chromosome 5, whole genome shotgun sequence genome. Coding sequences within it:
- a CDS encoding hypothetical protein (EggNog:ENOG503PN0R), with the translated sequence MFTPGVGGVKRKIGELGRLEGTPFEVRIGRVGGGRRGENGEVGGGGDAGVDGVDVKEEEEEEGLEGKKSGKKKRSPGGSGKKSKKKKRKSLVVVGDGDAGMDRMEEMFPDLPKPSAAADEEDPCRRDSLPSEMDEAQDCSQMELNGTPGVDFGTHEDDEADEKGDEEVKEFIEEVFARPEFEYRVGEEIGTDGSGVMAAAEDYLDREESPGTLSSSTPSNTAENDNVTAIKSLLHSLDTKISALASESAGQYMQNKIGDVQKDLRGAYDGMVRLSGRLDRDEMRAAVRHEILFNGMKSIVAELGAVRREQEAVMRHLGLEAESPLAVGRKDKNKEGKKALESCLRTYLEGMGRATKREEVVEKGLLAVEYAGRVFGGL